A genomic segment from Paralichthys olivaceus isolate ysfri-2021 chromosome 22, ASM2471397v2, whole genome shotgun sequence encodes:
- the LOC109642929 gene encoding phosphatidylinositol 4,5-bisphosphate 3-kinase catalytic subunit alpha isoform isoform X1, which translates to MAPRPSSGELWGLHLMPPRILVDCCLPNGMMVSLECLRETPLISIKQQLFTEARKYPLYHLLQEESYYIFVGVTQEAEREEFYDEMRRLCDLRLFHPILKVIEPLGNREEKILNREIGFAIGMPVCEFEMMKDPEIQDFRRSILSVCREAMEEREGGGAHSQALYVYPPNVESSPQLPQHIYSKLDKGRLIVTIWVIVSPSNSKQKYTLKVSHNSLPEQLIAESIRKKSRSMHLSPQQLRLCVQEYQGQYILKVCGCDEYLLEKIPLSQYKYIRSCVTVGRLPHLMLVCKDSLYSQLPASGFVTPSYSRRTPQPSPCPGGGDGSPPRSLWAFNTLLRVRLLCATYVNVNIRDIDKIYVRTGIYHGGEPLCDNVHTQRVPCSNPRWNEWLTYDIYLADLPRSARLCLSICSVKGRKGAKEEHCPLAWGNVNLFDYKDVLVSGKVALSLWPVPHGLEDLLNPIGVAGSNPNKETPCVELEFSWFNQTVVFPDEQQIEEHANWTISQELGYNYCHGLSSRLACDSSVSSGEAEQLRCLCSKDPLYELSEQEKDFLWRHRHYCVKIPESLPKLLMSVKWNSRDEVSQMYCLLKEWPLMEPESALELLDCNFPDPMVRELALRCLVKGLTDDKLSQYLLQLVQVLKYEMYLDNPLARFLIKKALTNQRIGHFFFWHLKSEMHNKTVSRRFGLLLEAFCRACGMYLKHLNRQVEAMDKLVNLTDTLKQEKKDETQKTQMKFLVEHMSRPDYMEALQGFVSPLNPVHQLGNLRLEECRIMSSAKRPLWLNWENPDIMSELLFTNNEIIFKNGDDLRQDMLTLQIIKIMENIWQNQGLDLRMLPYGCLSIGDCVGLIEVVKNSFTIMQIQCKGGLKGALQFNSNTLHHWIKEKNRGEAYDRAIDLFTRSCAGYCVATFILGIGDRHNSNIMVKENGQLFHIDFGHFLDHKKKKFGYKRERVPFVLTQDFLIVISKGIQESTKTKEFDRFQEMCYKAYLAIRQHASLFINLFSLLLGCGMPELQSFDDIAYLRKTLALEKSQQEALEYFTKQMNDAHHGGWSTKMDWIFHTIRHMPNEH; encoded by the exons ATGGCGCCCAGGCCATCGTCAGGGGAACTGTGGGGGCTCCATCTGATGCCCCCCCGCATCCTGGTGGACTGCTGCCTGCCCAATG GGATGATGGTGAGTCTTGAGTGTCTCAGAGAAACTCCGCTCATCAGCATCAAGCAGCAGCTTTTCACTGAGGCCAGGAAATATCCACTGTACCACCTACTGCAG GAGGAGtcttattacatttttgtgggCGTGAcccaggaggcagagagggaggagtttTATGATGAAATGAGGCGGCTGTGCGACCTCCGACTCTTTCACCCGATCCTGAAGGTCATCGAACCGCTGGGAAACCGGGAGGAAAAGATCCTGAACCGAGAGATAG GATTTGCCATTGGGATGCCCGTCTGCGAGTTCGAGATGATGAAGGACCCGGAGATTCAGGACTTCCGGCGCTCCATACTGAGCGTGTGCAGAGAGGCCATGGAGGAGCGGGAGGGGGGCGGGGCCCACAGCCAGGCACTCTATGTTTATCCCCCCAACGTGGAGTCCAGCCCCCAACTCCCACAGCACATCTACAGTAAACTGGACAAAG GGAGGCTGATTGTGACCATCTGGGTGATTGTGTCTCCGTCCAACTCAAAACAGAAATACACTCTGAAG gtGAGTCACAACAGTTTACCTGAGCAGCTGATTGCTGAGTCCATCAGGAAGAAAAGTCGCTCTATGCATCTTTCACCTCAACAGCTCCGCCTCTGTGTCCAGGAATACCAGGGCCAGTACATCCTGAAG gTGTGTGGCTGTGATGAGTACCTGTTGGAGAAGATTCCTCTCAGTCAGTACAAG taTATCCGGTCCTGTGTCACGGTGGGTCGTCTCCCTCACCTGATGCTCGTCTGTAAAGACAGCCTCTACTCTCAGTTACCTGCCTCTGGCTTTGTCACACCTTCCTACAG tcgtCGGACTCCTCAGCCGTCTCCCTGTCCAGGAGGGGGCGATGgttctcctcctcgctctctgtGGGCCTTCAACACTCTGCTGAGGGTCCGGCTGCTCTGCGCCACCTACGTCAACGTCAACATTCGCGACATCGACAAG atctaTGTCAGGACGGGTATATATCACGGTGGTGAACCACTCTGTGACAACGTCCACACACAGAGAGTTCCCTGCTCCAACCCCAG gtggAATGAATGGCTGACCTACGACATCTACCTGGCTGACTTACCTCGCTCTGCCCGACTCTGCCTGTCGATCTGCTCTGTGAAGGGAAGGAAAGGAGCTAAGGAG gAACATTGTCCTCTGGCCTGGGGGAACGTGAACCTGTTTGACTATAAGGATGTTCTGGTTTCCGGTAAAGTGGCTCTGAGTCTCTGGCCTGTTCCTCACGGCCTCGAGGATCTACTTAATCCCATCGGAGTTGCTGGTTCAAATCCCAACAAA GAGACGCCCTGTGTTGAACTCGAGTTCTCTTGGTTTAACCAGACAGTCGTATTTCCTGATGAGCAGCAGATTGAAGAACACGCCAACTGGACCATCAGCCAAGAGCTGGGCTATAACTACTGCCACGGACTG agcaGTCGTCTGGCCTGTGACAGCAGTGTTTCCTCAGGCGAGGCTGAGCAGCTCCGTTGTCTTTGTTCCAAAGATCCTCTGTACGAGCTCTCAGAGCAGGAGAAGGACTTCCTCTGGAGACACAG ACATTACTGTGTAAAAATCCCAGAGTCTCTTCCGAAGCTTCTTATGTCCGTCAAGTGGAACTCCAGAGACGAAGTATCACAG aTGTACTGTTTGTTGAAGGAGTGGCCCCTGATGGAGCCAGAGTCGGCTCTCGAGTTGTTGGACTGTAACTTTCCTGACCCAATGGTCAGAGAGTTAGCTCTGCGCTGTCTGGTGAAAGGCCTGACAGACGACAAGCTGTCGCAGtacctgctgcagctggttcAG GTGTTGAAGTATGAGATGTACCTGGACAATCCTCTGGCACGTTTCCTGATCAAGAAAgctctgaccaatcagagaatAGGTCACTTTTTCTTCTGGCATCTCAA GTCAGAGATGCACAATAAGACGGTGTCTCGTCGTTTCGGTCTGCTGCTAGAAGCTTTCTGCAGAGCCTGTGGGATGTACCTGAAACATTTGAACAGACAG gtggagGCCATGGACAAGTTGGTGAACCTGACCGACACATTGAAACAAGAAAAGAAGGACGAGACACAGAAA ACCCAGATGAAGTTCCTGGTCGAACACATGTCTCGACCCGATTATATGGAGGCTCTGCAGGGATTCGTGTCTCCTCTGAACCCTGTTCACCAGCTGGGAAACCTCAG gCTGGAGGAGTGTCGGATCATGTCCTCAGCAAAGCGCCCCCTGTGGTTGAACTGGGAGAACCCTGATATCATGTCCGAGCTGCTTTTCACAAACAACGAAATCATCTTTAAGAACGGAGACG accTGCGTCAGGACATGTTGACTCTGCAGATCATTAAGATCATGGAGAACATCTGGCAGAATCAGGGCCTGGACCTTCG catgCTGCCGTACGGGTGCCTGTCTATTGGAGACTGTGTCGGTCTGATCGAGGTGGTGAAGAACAGTTTCACCATCATGCAGATCCAGTGTAAAGGAGGCCTGAAGGGGGCGCTGCAGTTCAACTCCAACACACTGCACCACTGGATCAAAGAAAAGAACCGAGGAGAGGC gTATGACCGAGCCATCGACCTCTTCACCAGGTCGTGTGCAGGTTACTGTGTGGCCACGTTCATCCTGGGAATCGGAGACAGACATAACTCCAACATCATGGTTAAGGAGAACGGACAg ctgtttcACATTGACTTCGGTCACTTCCTGGAtcataagaagaagaagtttgGGTATAAGCGGGAGCGTGTGCCCTTCGTCCTGACACAGGACTTCCTCATCGTCATCAGTAAAGGAATCCAGGAGTCGACGAAGACCAAGGAGTTCGACAG gttccAGGAAATGTGTTACAAAGCGTATCTCGCCATCCGTCAGCACGCCAGCCTCTTCATCaacctcttctccctcctcctcggCTGTGGGATGCCCGAACTGCAGAGCTTTGATGACATTGCGTACTTGAGGAAGACCCTCGCTCtgg aGAAAAGCCAGCAGGAGGCATTGGAGTATTTCACTAAACAGATGAATGATGCTCACCATGGAGGCTGGAGCACAAAGATGGACTGGATCTTCCATACCATCAGACACATGCCCAACGAACActga
- the LOC109642929 gene encoding phosphatidylinositol 4,5-bisphosphate 3-kinase catalytic subunit alpha isoform isoform X2, which translates to MAPRPSSGELWGLHLMPPRILVDCCLPNGMMVSLECLRETPLISIKQQLFTEARKYPLYHLLQEAEREEFYDEMRRLCDLRLFHPILKVIEPLGNREEKILNREIGFAIGMPVCEFEMMKDPEIQDFRRSILSVCREAMEEREGGGAHSQALYVYPPNVESSPQLPQHIYSKLDKGRLIVTIWVIVSPSNSKQKYTLKVSHNSLPEQLIAESIRKKSRSMHLSPQQLRLCVQEYQGQYILKVCGCDEYLLEKIPLSQYKYIRSCVTVGRLPHLMLVCKDSLYSQLPASGFVTPSYSRRTPQPSPCPGGGDGSPPRSLWAFNTLLRVRLLCATYVNVNIRDIDKIYVRTGIYHGGEPLCDNVHTQRVPCSNPRWNEWLTYDIYLADLPRSARLCLSICSVKGRKGAKEEHCPLAWGNVNLFDYKDVLVSGKVALSLWPVPHGLEDLLNPIGVAGSNPNKETPCVELEFSWFNQTVVFPDEQQIEEHANWTISQELGYNYCHGLSSRLACDSSVSSGEAEQLRCLCSKDPLYELSEQEKDFLWRHRHYCVKIPESLPKLLMSVKWNSRDEVSQMYCLLKEWPLMEPESALELLDCNFPDPMVRELALRCLVKGLTDDKLSQYLLQLVQVLKYEMYLDNPLARFLIKKALTNQRIGHFFFWHLKSEMHNKTVSRRFGLLLEAFCRACGMYLKHLNRQVEAMDKLVNLTDTLKQEKKDETQKTQMKFLVEHMSRPDYMEALQGFVSPLNPVHQLGNLRLEECRIMSSAKRPLWLNWENPDIMSELLFTNNEIIFKNGDDLRQDMLTLQIIKIMENIWQNQGLDLRMLPYGCLSIGDCVGLIEVVKNSFTIMQIQCKGGLKGALQFNSNTLHHWIKEKNRGEAYDRAIDLFTRSCAGYCVATFILGIGDRHNSNIMVKENGQLFHIDFGHFLDHKKKKFGYKRERVPFVLTQDFLIVISKGIQESTKTKEFDRFQEMCYKAYLAIRQHASLFINLFSLLLGCGMPELQSFDDIAYLRKTLALEKSQQEALEYFTKQMNDAHHGGWSTKMDWIFHTIRHMPNEH; encoded by the exons ATGGCGCCCAGGCCATCGTCAGGGGAACTGTGGGGGCTCCATCTGATGCCCCCCCGCATCCTGGTGGACTGCTGCCTGCCCAATG GGATGATGGTGAGTCTTGAGTGTCTCAGAGAAACTCCGCTCATCAGCATCAAGCAGCAGCTTTTCACTGAGGCCAGGAAATATCCACTGTACCACCTACTGCAG gaggcagagagggaggagtttTATGATGAAATGAGGCGGCTGTGCGACCTCCGACTCTTTCACCCGATCCTGAAGGTCATCGAACCGCTGGGAAACCGGGAGGAAAAGATCCTGAACCGAGAGATAG GATTTGCCATTGGGATGCCCGTCTGCGAGTTCGAGATGATGAAGGACCCGGAGATTCAGGACTTCCGGCGCTCCATACTGAGCGTGTGCAGAGAGGCCATGGAGGAGCGGGAGGGGGGCGGGGCCCACAGCCAGGCACTCTATGTTTATCCCCCCAACGTGGAGTCCAGCCCCCAACTCCCACAGCACATCTACAGTAAACTGGACAAAG GGAGGCTGATTGTGACCATCTGGGTGATTGTGTCTCCGTCCAACTCAAAACAGAAATACACTCTGAAG gtGAGTCACAACAGTTTACCTGAGCAGCTGATTGCTGAGTCCATCAGGAAGAAAAGTCGCTCTATGCATCTTTCACCTCAACAGCTCCGCCTCTGTGTCCAGGAATACCAGGGCCAGTACATCCTGAAG gTGTGTGGCTGTGATGAGTACCTGTTGGAGAAGATTCCTCTCAGTCAGTACAAG taTATCCGGTCCTGTGTCACGGTGGGTCGTCTCCCTCACCTGATGCTCGTCTGTAAAGACAGCCTCTACTCTCAGTTACCTGCCTCTGGCTTTGTCACACCTTCCTACAG tcgtCGGACTCCTCAGCCGTCTCCCTGTCCAGGAGGGGGCGATGgttctcctcctcgctctctgtGGGCCTTCAACACTCTGCTGAGGGTCCGGCTGCTCTGCGCCACCTACGTCAACGTCAACATTCGCGACATCGACAAG atctaTGTCAGGACGGGTATATATCACGGTGGTGAACCACTCTGTGACAACGTCCACACACAGAGAGTTCCCTGCTCCAACCCCAG gtggAATGAATGGCTGACCTACGACATCTACCTGGCTGACTTACCTCGCTCTGCCCGACTCTGCCTGTCGATCTGCTCTGTGAAGGGAAGGAAAGGAGCTAAGGAG gAACATTGTCCTCTGGCCTGGGGGAACGTGAACCTGTTTGACTATAAGGATGTTCTGGTTTCCGGTAAAGTGGCTCTGAGTCTCTGGCCTGTTCCTCACGGCCTCGAGGATCTACTTAATCCCATCGGAGTTGCTGGTTCAAATCCCAACAAA GAGACGCCCTGTGTTGAACTCGAGTTCTCTTGGTTTAACCAGACAGTCGTATTTCCTGATGAGCAGCAGATTGAAGAACACGCCAACTGGACCATCAGCCAAGAGCTGGGCTATAACTACTGCCACGGACTG agcaGTCGTCTGGCCTGTGACAGCAGTGTTTCCTCAGGCGAGGCTGAGCAGCTCCGTTGTCTTTGTTCCAAAGATCCTCTGTACGAGCTCTCAGAGCAGGAGAAGGACTTCCTCTGGAGACACAG ACATTACTGTGTAAAAATCCCAGAGTCTCTTCCGAAGCTTCTTATGTCCGTCAAGTGGAACTCCAGAGACGAAGTATCACAG aTGTACTGTTTGTTGAAGGAGTGGCCCCTGATGGAGCCAGAGTCGGCTCTCGAGTTGTTGGACTGTAACTTTCCTGACCCAATGGTCAGAGAGTTAGCTCTGCGCTGTCTGGTGAAAGGCCTGACAGACGACAAGCTGTCGCAGtacctgctgcagctggttcAG GTGTTGAAGTATGAGATGTACCTGGACAATCCTCTGGCACGTTTCCTGATCAAGAAAgctctgaccaatcagagaatAGGTCACTTTTTCTTCTGGCATCTCAA GTCAGAGATGCACAATAAGACGGTGTCTCGTCGTTTCGGTCTGCTGCTAGAAGCTTTCTGCAGAGCCTGTGGGATGTACCTGAAACATTTGAACAGACAG gtggagGCCATGGACAAGTTGGTGAACCTGACCGACACATTGAAACAAGAAAAGAAGGACGAGACACAGAAA ACCCAGATGAAGTTCCTGGTCGAACACATGTCTCGACCCGATTATATGGAGGCTCTGCAGGGATTCGTGTCTCCTCTGAACCCTGTTCACCAGCTGGGAAACCTCAG gCTGGAGGAGTGTCGGATCATGTCCTCAGCAAAGCGCCCCCTGTGGTTGAACTGGGAGAACCCTGATATCATGTCCGAGCTGCTTTTCACAAACAACGAAATCATCTTTAAGAACGGAGACG accTGCGTCAGGACATGTTGACTCTGCAGATCATTAAGATCATGGAGAACATCTGGCAGAATCAGGGCCTGGACCTTCG catgCTGCCGTACGGGTGCCTGTCTATTGGAGACTGTGTCGGTCTGATCGAGGTGGTGAAGAACAGTTTCACCATCATGCAGATCCAGTGTAAAGGAGGCCTGAAGGGGGCGCTGCAGTTCAACTCCAACACACTGCACCACTGGATCAAAGAAAAGAACCGAGGAGAGGC gTATGACCGAGCCATCGACCTCTTCACCAGGTCGTGTGCAGGTTACTGTGTGGCCACGTTCATCCTGGGAATCGGAGACAGACATAACTCCAACATCATGGTTAAGGAGAACGGACAg ctgtttcACATTGACTTCGGTCACTTCCTGGAtcataagaagaagaagtttgGGTATAAGCGGGAGCGTGTGCCCTTCGTCCTGACACAGGACTTCCTCATCGTCATCAGTAAAGGAATCCAGGAGTCGACGAAGACCAAGGAGTTCGACAG gttccAGGAAATGTGTTACAAAGCGTATCTCGCCATCCGTCAGCACGCCAGCCTCTTCATCaacctcttctccctcctcctcggCTGTGGGATGCCCGAACTGCAGAGCTTTGATGACATTGCGTACTTGAGGAAGACCCTCGCTCtgg aGAAAAGCCAGCAGGAGGCATTGGAGTATTTCACTAAACAGATGAATGATGCTCACCATGGAGGCTGGAGCACAAAGATGGACTGGATCTTCCATACCATCAGACACATGCCCAACGAACActga